In the genome of Kluyveromyces marxianus DMKU3-1042 DNA, complete genome, chromosome 1, one region contains:
- the GAP1 gene encoding amino acid permease GAP1 has translation MSQEKKFNYSIDQDTQLESGEFQEQNSFDNVSAARSPPSSGSKWQDFKDSFKQAEVAELDPNLTDAEKMAILTANAPLKRSLKSRHLQMIAIGGAIGTGLFVGSGKALATAGPAGILIGWGLTGTMIYCMVMAMGEMAVAYPIAGGFTTYASRFIDESFGFALNTNYMLQWLVVLPLEIVAASITVEFWDTPDRYKSGFVALFYVVIVIINFFGVKGYGEAEFLFSFIKVITVVGYIILGVILTCGGGPKGGYIGGRYWHNPGAFANGFKGVCSVFVTAAFSFAGSELVGLAAAETANPRKSLPGAAKQVFWRITLFYILSLLMVGLLVPYDSKRLIGASSVDASASPFVISIKNAGISGLPSVINVVILIAVLSVGNSAVFACSRTIAALAAQGSLPKICGYIDRTGRPLVGIFITCFFGLLCFLAASKKEGDIFNWMLAISGLSSLFTWAGIMLCHIRVRRALAAQGRSTNELPFVAPSGVWGSVYGFVLIILILIAQFWLALYPIGASKPNASDFFQAYLSFVVAIVAYIGHKLWKRNWRLFIRAKDIDLDTGRRETDIEALKVEIAEEKAWLASKPFYYRTFKFWC, from the coding sequence ATGAGtcaagagaagaaattcaaCTACTCTATTGACCAGGACACCCAGCTGGAATCTGGGGAGttccaagaacaaaatagCTTCGATAATGTGTCCGCTGCTCGCTCGCCTCCAAGCAGTGGCAGCAAATGGCAGGATTTCAAGGACTCGTTCAAACAGGCGGAAGTTGCCGAATTGGACCCTAATTTGACAGATGCTGAAAAGATGGCCATCTTGACCGCTAACGCACCATTGAAGAGGTCTCTAAAGTCCAGACACTTGCAGATGATCGCCATTGGTGGTGCCATTGGTACTGGTCTTTTTGTTGGTTCCGGTAAGGCCTTGGCTACTGCTGGTCCAGCCGGTATTCTTATCGGGTGGGGTTTGACCGGTACCATGATTTACTGTATGGTTATGGCCATGGGTGAAATGGCCGTTGCCTATCCTATCGCTGGTGGTTTCACCACGTATGCTTCTAGATTCATCGATGAATCGTTTGGTTTTGCTTTGAATACCAACTATATGTTGCAATGGTTGGTTGTCTTGCCCTTGGAAATTGTCGCTGCTTCGATCACCGTTGAGTTCTGGGACACCCCAGACAGATACAAGAGTGGGTTCGTCGCGCTCTTTTACGttgtcattgtcattaTCAACTTCTTCGGTGTCAAGGGTTACGGTGAAGCCGAattcctcttctctttcatcAAGGTCATCACCGTGGTTGGTTACATCATTCTAGGTGTCATCTTGACCTGTGGTGGTGGTCCAAAGGGTGGCTACATCGGTGGTAGATACTGGCACAACCCAGGTGCCTTTGCCAACGGGTTCAAGGGTGTCTGTTCCGTGTTCGTTACTGCTGCTTTCTCCTTTGCTGGTTCCGAATTGGTTGGTTTGGCCGCTGCTGAAACCGCTAACCCAAGAAAGTCCTTGCCAGGTGCCGCAAAGCAAGTCTTTTGGAGAATTACCCTTTTCTACATCTTGTCCCTTTTGATGGTCGGTTTGCTAGTGCCATACGACAGTAAGAGATTGATCGGTGCTAGTTCCGTCGACGCTTCTGCTTCCCCATTCGTTATCTCCATCAAGAACGCCGGTATCAGCGGTTTGCCTTCCGTCATCAACGTTGTCATCTTGATTGCCGTGCTTTCTGTCGGTAACTCTGCCGTGTTTGCCTGTTCCAGAACTATCGCTGCCTTGGCCGCTCAAGGTTCCTTGCCAAAGATCTGTGGTTACATTGACAGAACCGGTAGACCATTGGTTGGTATCTTCATAAcctgtttctttggtttgttGTGTTTCCTAGCCGCctccaagaaagaaggtgATATCTTCAACTGGATGTTGGCCATTTCTGGTTTGTCCTCTTTGTTCACCTGGGCAGGTATCATGTTGTGCCACATCAGAGTCAGAAGAGCCTTAGCTGCCCAGGGCAGATCCACCAACGAATTGCCATTCGTCGCTCCAAGTGGTGTCTGGGGTTCTGTTTACGGTTTCGTCTTGATCATTTTGATCTTGATTGCCCAATTCTGGTTGGCCCTATACCCAATCGGTGCCTCCAAGCCAAACGCTTCCGACTTCTTCCAAGCATACTTGTCCTTCGTCGTCGCCATTGTCGCATACATTGGCCACAAGCTATGGAAGAGAAACTGGAGGTTGTTCATCAGAGCCAAGGATATCGACTTAGACACTGGTAGAAGAGAAACCGATATCGAAGCTTTGAAGGTCGAAATCGCCGAAGAAAAGGCTTGGCTTGCAAGCAAACCATTCTACTACAGAACTTTCAAGTTCTGGTGTTGa
- the YNG2 gene encoding histone acetyltransferase YNG2, whose translation MKNLWKKKKGLAMSLGIGDEAGVSALYRGLEGSSSACARMSGMGDRPQDPSSALEQATQDVANLKSEFSHIMEEMRNADSNLVEMKRKYLGQDSQLQKFVRQQGSGVENAKEGELSRKISEEMARCEALQEQKCVLANTALYLVAKHLRKISSNIESLEEEGLLAPLEEELLEEEAAAAAPTAVGAVASSSGSGSTSNRNGRKRPASGSQTGSQTGPGGAGGSGPGPGGPRKQREPKKERSRSHQRGGTASSRDATPHSQQSSGPLADPTLDGLGYNEELFKMNQGEEDDKQLYCFCQSVSYGEMVACDGPHCKYEWFHYSCVNLTEPPKGQWYCPDCRQEMAAQKVKKKRKQ comes from the coding sequence ATGAAAaatctttggaaaaaaaaaaaaggccTTGCGATGAGCTTGGGAATAGGAGATGAGGCTGGTGTATCGGCACTTTACAGGGGTCTAGAAGGGTCTAGCAGCGCGTGTGCAAGGATGTCTGGCATGGGAGATCGTCCACAGGACCCGTCGAGTGCGCTCGAGCAAGCCACGCAGGATGTGGCTAACCTAAAGTCAGAGTTTTCGCACATTATGGAAGAGATGAGAAATGCGGACTCGAATCTGGTAGAGATGAAGCGCAAGTACCTGGGGCAGGACTCGCAGTTGCAGAAGTTTGTGCGGCAGCAGGGGTCTGGGGTTGAGAATGCGAAGGAGGGGGAGTTGTCGCGGAAGATTTCGGAGGAGATGGCGCGGTGTGAGGCGTTGCAAGAGCAGAAGTGTGTGCTGGCGAACACAGCGTTGTACTTGGTAGCGAAGCATCTGCGGAAGATCAGCAGCAACATCGAGTCGCTCGAGGAGGAGGGGCTGCTTGCGCCGCTGGAGGAGGAGCTTCTGGAGGAGGAGgcagcagctgctgctCCCACAGCTGTGGGAGCAGTGGCCTCGAGTTCTGGCTCTGGTTCCACGTCGAACAGAAACGGCAGGAAACGGCCTGCCTCGGGCAGCCAAACAGGCAGCCAAACAGGGCCAGGAGGAGCTGGAGGAtctggccctggccctggcgGGCCCAGGAAGCAGCGCGAGCCCAAGAAAGAGCGCTCGAGGTCGCACCAGCGCGGCGGAACCGCATCGTCACGAGACGCAACACCGCATTCCCAGCAGAGCAGCGGTCCGCTGGCAGACCCTACGCTCGACGGCCTCGGCTACAACGAGGAGCTGTTCAAGATGAACCAGGGCGAGGAGGACGACAAACAGCTGTACTGTTTCTGCCAGAGCGTGTCGTATGGTGAGATGGTTGCGTGCGATGGCCCGCATTGCAAGTACGAATGGTTCCACTACAGCTGTGTGAACTTGACGGAGCCTCCCAAGGGCCAGTGGTACTGTCCGGACTGTCGCCAGGAGATGGCTGCCCAGAAGGTCAAGAAAAAGCGCAAGCAGTAG
- a CDS encoding LrgB family protein translates to MRSFVSRHGSCFVDFLHVYKYSLMRQYVFVPIGVIVMWLILYGVNKLIKDVIGVVFPASVAVMLFNFGSLCVFSWINEEYAQKYIGIIDIPLSWALRWMNLFFTPAFVTLPLSPWISFREAMLIATAFVCFYLITGFCLAYTTIFCQKALGLFTKYQPLSSNKEADEEEKPVELSALDSTTLGYSSGEEEEESDAYDSDDDMHSFADIFSEHHHDEDFQLRNVATNSGFPLGRHQSRHHSRTVISVADDSSALEAGFLDHTSTTKKTQASQELEEYLDDEDDLMTYPLHDQGQGQGHTNPAASMPQEPLPALSMPRSSWGSRGIGSAHHRHPDHTGPHEANCERAITRQMSRSIEHKFMINMWHDHLHHILYGIGFFATIFTYYFSWYLMPFQLFTAVCMFFIITDAPLVPNPKYKKYLHPTLCSVALFWLVELISSLIKHRHIKYFLSDLRKYKVGTTYLNLFTNTHTSGDHKNWPGAGDVITSCMDVSIVALSMPMYTYRRDLKRHFAALMPPILALCAVTLMLNPYICYKIGISPYNSIGFIGRSITLALGIPTIENFDGSVTVMAVITVVSGIAGAIFGGPMLDFFRVPKDDFITRGLTLGCNCGAIATSYLLTVDRRAAAISSLSFVVYGALMVILSSIGPIQDFIHNIVSL, encoded by the coding sequence ATGAGGAGTTTTGTTTCCCGACATGGGTCGtgttttgttgattttttgCATGTGTACAAGTACAGTCTCATGCGGCAGTACGTTTTCGTGCCGATTGGTGTGATAGTGATGTGGCTGATACTTTACGGGGTGAATAAGTTGATCAAGGATGTGATTGGAGTGGTTTTCCCTGCATCAGTTGCGGTGATGTTGTTTAATTTCGGGTCTCTTTGTGTTTTCAGCTGGATCAACGAGGAATATGCGCAGAAATACATTGGGATCATCGATATTCCGTTGAGTTGGGCGTTGAGATGGATGAACTTGTTTTTCACGCCAGCGTTTGTGACGTTGCCGTTGAGTCCCTGGATTTCTTTTAGGGAAGCGATGTTGATTGCGACGGCGTTTGTGTGTTTCTACTTGATCACGGGGTTCTGCTTGGCGTACACGACGATCTTTTGCCAGAAGGCGTTGGGGCTGTTCACGAAGTACCAGCCACTGAGCAGCAACAAGGAGGCGGACGAGGAGGAGAAACCCGTGGAGTTGAGTGCCTTGGATTCGACTACTTTGGGGTACAGTTCCGgtgaggaagaagaggaatcCGATGCGTACGATAGCGACGATGACATGCACAGTTTTGCCGATATTTTTTCCGAGCACCACCACGACGAGGACTTCCAGTTGCGGAACGTGGCCACGAACAGCGGGTTCCCCTTGGGCAGGCATCAAAGTAGGCACCATTCGCGTACGGTTATTTCGGTAGCGGACGATTCGTCGGCTCTGGAAGCCGGTTTCCTTGACCATACCAGCACAACAAAGAAGACCCAGGCATCGCAAGAGCTAGAAGAATATCTGGACGATGAGGACGATCTCATGACGTACCCTCTGCATGAtcagggccagggccagggccacACTAACCCTGCTGCATCAATGCCCCAGGAGCCACTGCCCGCCCTCTCGATGCCTCGTTCCAGCTGGGGCTCAAGAGGAATCGGAAGTGCCCATCACAGGCACCCAGATCACACGGGCCCCCATGAGGCGAACTGCGAGCGTGCCATCACAAGGCAAATGTCACGGTCCATCGAGCACAAGTTCATGATCAACATGTGGCACGACCATCTCCACCACATATTGTACGGCATCGGCTTTTTCGCTACCATCTTCACATACTACTTCTCGTGGTACCTCATGCCGTTCCAATTGTTCACCGCCGTATGCatgttcttcatcatcacagACGCACCTCTAGTGCCAAACCCTAAATACAAAAAGTACTTGCACCCAACGCTCTGCTCTGTCGCGTTGTTCTGGCTCGTAGaactcatctcatctctcATCAAGCATCGCCACATAAAGTACTTCCTCTCGGACTTGCGCAAGTACAAAGTGGGCACCACGTATTTGAACTTATTCACTAATACACACACATCCGGAGACCACAAGAACTGGCCTGGTGCCGGTGACGTTATCACTTCCTGCATGGATGTCTCCATCGTCGCCCTATCCATGCCTATGTACACCTACAGAAGAGACTTGAAAAGGCACTTCGCAGCTCTAATGCCACCAATCCTAGCCCTCTGCGCTGTCACTCTCATGTTGAACCCATACATATGCTACAAAATCGGCATTAGTCCCTACAATTCCATCGGTTTCATAGGCAGAAGCATCACCTTGGCCTTGGGTATCCCCACCATCGAGAACTTCGATGGCTCTGTCACCGTCATGGCTGTTATCACCGTCGTAAGCGGTATCGCAGGTGCCATCTTCGGAGGTCCCATGCTAGACTTCTTCAGAGTCCCCAAGGACGACTTCATCACAAGAGGATTGACACTCGGATGCAATTGCGGGGCAATTGCAACAAGTTACCTTCTAACCGTAGACAGAAGAGCTGCTGCTATAAGTTCCTTATCCTTCGTTGTCTACGGTGCTCTCATGGTCATCCTAAGCTCTATAGGCCCAATCCAAGACTTCATCCACA